The following are encoded together in the Variovorax sp. PBS-H4 genome:
- a CDS encoding pilus assembly protein PilM, with protein sequence MAALGSLFSRQPAPLLGLDVSSSSVKLVELGRDAGGKLVLERCAIEPLERGWITDGNVEKFDEVAEAVRRAVRKSGSRTKNAALALPPSAVITKKIVLPGGMSEQELEIQVESEANQYIPFSLDEVSLDFCVIGQSANSTGDVEVLIAASRKEKVQDRQGLAEAAGLKAVILDVESYASRLATARLIEQLPGQGRDAVVALFEVGAFTTSMQVLRNQEVLYDRDQAFGGAQLTQLIVRQYGFSAEEAETKKRSGDLPDDYGSGVLKPFVASIAQEIARALQFFFTSTPHNRVDYVLLAGGSAALPGLTSAVTRQTSFACSLVNPFDGMEIGGGIREKKVRREAPSYLTSCGLAMRRFLQ encoded by the coding sequence TTGGCTGCTTTGGGATCGCTATTCAGCCGTCAGCCCGCGCCATTACTCGGGCTGGACGTCAGCTCATCCAGTGTCAAGCTGGTCGAACTCGGCCGCGATGCCGGCGGCAAGCTGGTTCTGGAACGTTGTGCGATCGAGCCCCTCGAGCGAGGCTGGATCACCGATGGCAACGTCGAAAAATTTGACGAAGTGGCCGAGGCAGTCCGACGCGCCGTGCGCAAGAGCGGCAGCCGTACAAAAAATGCCGCGCTGGCCCTGCCGCCCTCGGCCGTCATTACCAAGAAGATCGTCCTCCCGGGCGGCATGAGCGAGCAGGAACTCGAGATCCAAGTCGAGTCCGAAGCCAACCAATACATCCCCTTTTCCCTCGATGAGGTGAGCCTGGACTTCTGCGTCATCGGCCAAAGCGCCAATTCGACCGGCGATGTCGAAGTCCTGATCGCAGCTTCCCGCAAGGAAAAGGTGCAAGACAGACAGGGCCTGGCCGAAGCGGCGGGCCTCAAGGCAGTGATCCTCGATGTCGAGTCCTATGCGTCCCGACTGGCCACTGCGCGACTGATCGAGCAGTTGCCTGGCCAGGGTCGTGACGCCGTGGTAGCCCTGTTCGAAGTGGGCGCCTTCACCACCAGCATGCAGGTACTTCGCAACCAGGAGGTGCTCTACGACCGCGACCAAGCCTTCGGTGGCGCCCAGCTGACGCAACTGATCGTGCGCCAGTACGGCTTTTCCGCGGAAGAGGCCGAGACCAAGAAGCGTAGCGGCGACCTGCCCGACGACTACGGATCGGGTGTGCTCAAACCCTTCGTGGCGAGCATTGCCCAGGAGATCGCGCGCGCCCTGCAGTTCTTCTTTACAAGCACCCCGCATAACCGTGTCGACTATGTACTGCTGGCAGGTGGGTCGGCGGCGCTGCCGGGGCTCACCAGTGCCGTGACGCGGCAGACCTCCTTTGCCTGCTCTTTGGTCAATCCCTTCGATGGGATGGAGATCGGAGGCGGCATTCGCGAGAAGAAGGTGCGGCGCGAGGCGCCTTCGTACCTGACCTCATGCGGGCTTGCCATGCGGAGGTTCCTGCAGTGA
- the lysA gene encoding diaminopimelate decarboxylase, with product MTSAERLPGHPHIGYKNGALHVEAAALPDLAREHGTPLFIYSTQWMLDALAAYQRGFEGRDALICYAIKANSALGVLRIFAEAGCGFDIVSGGELARVLAAGADPAKVIFSGVGKTKQEMRQALAAGIACFNVESEAEIDVLNAVALEEGQRAAISVRINPNVDPKTHPYISTGLKGNKFGIAHDRALAIYQHAASLKGLRVVGIDCHIGSQITDAAPYLEALERVLDLVEAIEKAGITLHHLDFGGGLGIDYNGDRPPAADALWQQLLQRLDARGFGQRRLIVEPGRSLVGNAGVCVTEVLYTKPGEAKNFCIVDAAMNDLPRPAMYQAFHRIVPVTPRQGESVSYDVVGPVCESGDWLGRDRTLDVQAGDLLAVLSAGAYSMAMASNYNSRGRAAELLVSGDRATLIRRRESIEDQLRCEQVEG from the coding sequence GTGACGAGCGCCGAACGCCTCCCTGGCCATCCCCACATCGGGTACAAGAACGGCGCGCTGCACGTCGAGGCAGCGGCGCTGCCCGACCTGGCGCGCGAGCACGGCACACCGCTTTTCATCTACTCGACGCAGTGGATGCTTGATGCACTGGCCGCCTACCAGCGCGGCTTCGAAGGGCGCGACGCGCTGATCTGCTACGCGATCAAGGCCAACTCGGCGCTGGGCGTGCTGCGCATCTTTGCCGAGGCGGGCTGCGGCTTCGACATCGTCTCCGGCGGCGAGCTCGCGCGGGTGCTCGCCGCGGGTGCGGATCCGGCCAAGGTGATCTTCTCCGGCGTCGGCAAGACGAAGCAGGAGATGCGGCAAGCGCTGGCAGCGGGTATCGCCTGCTTCAACGTGGAAAGCGAAGCCGAGATCGACGTGCTCAACGCGGTCGCGCTAGAGGAAGGACAGCGGGCCGCGATCAGCGTGCGCATCAATCCCAACGTCGATCCAAAGACCCATCCCTACATCTCGACCGGTCTCAAGGGCAACAAGTTCGGCATCGCGCACGACCGCGCGTTGGCCATCTACCAGCATGCCGCCTCGCTCAAGGGCCTGCGGGTGGTCGGTATCGATTGCCACATCGGCTCGCAGATCACCGATGCCGCGCCCTATCTCGAGGCGCTGGAGCGGGTGCTCGACCTGGTCGAAGCCATCGAAAAGGCCGGCATCACGCTGCACCATCTGGACTTCGGCGGCGGACTCGGTATCGACTACAACGGCGACAGGCCGCCCGCGGCCGATGCCCTGTGGCAACAGTTGCTCCAGCGCCTGGATGCGCGCGGCTTCGGCCAGCGGCGACTCATCGTCGAGCCGGGACGCTCACTGGTCGGCAATGCCGGTGTCTGCGTGACGGAAGTGCTCTATACCAAGCCGGGCGAGGCCAAGAACTTCTGCATCGTCGATGCGGCGATGAACGACTTGCCGCGACCCGCGATGTACCAGGCCTTCCATCGCATCGTCCCGGTGACGCCGCGTCAGGGCGAGAGCGTCAGCTACGACGTCGTCGGCCCGGTCTGTGAGAGCGGCGACTGGCTCGGCCGCGACCGCACGCTCGACGTGCAGGCCGGCGACCTGTTGGCGGTGCTGTCGGCCGGTGCTTATTCGATGGCGATGGCAAGCAACTACAACAGCCGGGGCCGCGCGGCCGAGCTGCTGGTCAGCGGCGACCGCGCCACGCTGATTCGCCGCCGTGAAAGCATCGAGGACCAATTGCGCTGCGAGCAGGTCGAGGGCTGA
- the ccsB gene encoding c-type cytochrome biogenesis protein CcsB: protein MTTTTLTLNDGFLSRRNAFDWVFAALVVAGGLFAFARYAGAMDIYEKVILLAAMPFVVWLGWFWRPLQVLAIVVAAAALLGIGSYQGDLARAETVFWLKYFLSSQSAILWMSVLFFMSTLFYWIGFFGGRQADTMDLIGSRLAWAAVTMALIGTMVRWYESHQLGPDIGHIPVSNLYEVFVLFCWLTATFYLYFESRYRTRALGAFVMLVVSAAVGFLLWYTLVREAHEIQPLVPALQSWWMKLHVPANFIGYGTFSLAAMVAFAYLIKEQAQETRWYKLTPMWLLGVALCFVPVAFRQRAQEAGGSYWFVYAAISALIAAGILLGRKRIAERLPANEVLDDVMYKSITVGFAFFTIATVLGALWAADAWGGYWSWDPKETWALIVWLNYAAWLHMRLVKGLRGTVAAWWALGGLAVTTFAFLGVNMFLSGLHSYGTL, encoded by the coding sequence GTCGCGCCGCAACGCCTTCGACTGGGTGTTCGCCGCGTTGGTCGTGGCGGGCGGGCTCTTCGCCTTTGCGCGCTATGCAGGCGCCATGGACATCTACGAAAAGGTGATCCTGCTCGCCGCCATGCCCTTCGTCGTCTGGCTGGGCTGGTTCTGGCGGCCGTTGCAGGTACTGGCGATCGTGGTGGCCGCGGCCGCGCTGCTCGGCATCGGCTCGTACCAGGGCGACCTTGCAAGAGCCGAGACCGTGTTCTGGCTCAAGTACTTCCTGTCCAGCCAATCGGCCATCCTGTGGATGAGCGTTCTCTTCTTCATGAGCACGTTGTTCTACTGGATCGGCTTCTTCGGCGGCCGGCAGGCGGACACCATGGACCTGATCGGCTCGCGCCTGGCCTGGGCGGCGGTCACGATGGCGCTGATCGGCACGATGGTGCGCTGGTACGAAAGCCATCAGCTCGGCCCGGACATCGGCCATATTCCGGTCAGCAACCTCTACGAAGTCTTCGTGCTGTTCTGCTGGCTGACGGCAACCTTCTACTTGTACTTCGAGTCGCGCTACCGGACCCGGGCGCTGGGCGCCTTCGTGATGCTGGTGGTGAGCGCGGCGGTCGGCTTCCTGCTCTGGTACACGCTGGTGCGTGAGGCCCACGAAATCCAGCCTCTGGTGCCGGCCCTGCAGAGCTGGTGGATGAAGCTGCACGTGCCTGCGAACTTCATCGGCTATGGCACCTTCTCGCTGGCGGCCATGGTGGCTTTTGCCTACCTCATCAAGGAGCAGGCCCAGGAGACGCGCTGGTACAAGCTCACGCCGATGTGGCTTCTTGGCGTGGCGCTGTGCTTCGTGCCTGTGGCATTCCGCCAGCGCGCGCAGGAGGCGGGCGGCAGTTACTGGTTTGTCTACGCAGCCATTTCGGCGCTGATCGCGGCGGGCATCCTGCTGGGCCGCAAGCGCATCGCGGAGCGGCTGCCGGCCAACGAAGTGCTGGACGACGTGATGTACAAGTCCATCACGGTCGGCTTTGCTTTTTTCACCATTGCCACCGTGCTCGGCGCGCTGTGGGCAGCTGATGCCTGGGGTGGGTACTGGAGCTGGGACCCGAAGGAAACCTGGGCGCTGATCGTCTGGCTGAACTATGCGGCGTGGCTGCACATGCGCCTGGTGAAAGGACTGCGGGGCACCGTCGCCGCCTGGTGGGCGCTGGGCGGACTGGCAGTGACAACCTTCGCTTTCCTGGGCGTCAACATGTTCCTGAGCGGCTTGCACAGCTACGGGACCTTGTAG
- a CDS encoding sulfite oxidase heme-binding subunit YedZ, translating to MNKLLLHPAAKPLVFVLCLLPFAWLAWGAFTDGLGANPAEALIRSTGDWTLRFICIVLAVTPLRVMTRTNALARFRRMLGLFAYFYVVVHLLSYSLFDMGFDIPEIAKDIAKRPFILVGFSAFVLLTPLAATSFNRAIKAMGAKRWQTLHKLVYVIAGLGLLHFFWMRAGKNNFAEVFVYAAIISVLLGWRIWNFARTKRATGAASAGRAQLSK from the coding sequence ATGAACAAGCTGCTCCTGCATCCGGCGGCCAAGCCCCTGGTGTTCGTGCTGTGCCTGCTGCCTTTCGCCTGGCTGGCGTGGGGCGCTTTCACCGATGGGCTGGGCGCCAATCCGGCGGAGGCCCTGATCCGTTCGACCGGCGACTGGACGCTGCGCTTCATCTGCATCGTGCTTGCCGTGACGCCGCTGCGGGTCATGACCCGGACCAATGCGCTGGCGCGGTTTCGCCGCATGTTGGGCCTGTTCGCGTACTTCTACGTGGTGGTCCACCTGTTGAGCTACAGCCTGTTCGACATGGGCTTCGACATCCCCGAGATCGCGAAGGACATTGCCAAGCGGCCCTTCATCCTGGTGGGCTTCAGCGCCTTCGTGTTGCTTACGCCGCTCGCGGCGACCTCCTTCAACCGTGCCATCAAGGCGATGGGCGCGAAGCGCTGGCAGACGCTGCACAAGCTGGTCTATGTGATCGCCGGCCTGGGCCTGCTGCATTTCTTCTGGATGCGCGCCGGGAAGAACAACTTTGCCGAGGTCTTCGTCTATGCCGCCATCATCTCGGTGCTGCTGGGATGGCGAATCTGGAACTTTGCGCGCACCAAAAGGGCGACCGGGGCTGCTTCCGCTGGGCGCGCTCAGCTGAGCAAGTGA
- a CDS encoding PilN domain-containing protein, protein MILINLLPHREAARKRRRETFYAALGASAVAGFLIAGGAYLWYQAQISNQQSKNSFLQAEIKKLEAEIKEISTLQAEIAALRARQQAVEDLQGDRNMPVHLLNELVRQLPDGVYLTSMKQDNQTVTLLGQAQSNERVSELLRNLGNNSPWLVKPELVEITSGNVNLSPRDQRRVANFTMRIGLKRPTDAQKAAPAAGGAAGSAAGKG, encoded by the coding sequence GTGATCTTGATCAACCTGCTCCCGCACCGGGAGGCTGCGCGCAAGCGTCGGCGGGAAACTTTCTATGCCGCTCTCGGTGCTTCGGCCGTGGCAGGGTTCCTGATCGCGGGTGGCGCGTATCTCTGGTACCAGGCCCAGATCTCCAACCAGCAGAGCAAGAACAGCTTCCTCCAGGCCGAAATCAAGAAGCTCGAAGCCGAGATCAAGGAAATCTCTACTCTCCAGGCCGAGATTGCCGCCTTGCGCGCCCGACAGCAAGCCGTGGAGGATCTCCAGGGCGACAGGAACATGCCGGTGCACCTGCTCAACGAACTGGTGCGTCAGCTTCCTGACGGGGTCTACCTGACGAGCATGAAGCAGGACAACCAGACCGTCACCCTCCTGGGTCAGGCGCAGTCGAACGAGCGGGTCTCGGAACTGTTGCGCAACCTGGGCAACAACAGCCCCTGGCTGGTCAAGCCCGAGCTGGTGGAAATCACGTCCGGAAACGTCAACCTGAGCCCCCGCGATCAGCGGCGCGTCGCGAATTTCACGATGCGCATCGGGCTCAAGCGGCCCACGGATGCGCAAAAGGCGGCCCCAGCGGCGGGCGGCGCTGCAGGATCCGCTGCAGGAAAAGGCTGA
- the lptM gene encoding LPS translocon maturation chaperone LptM, translating into MLNVRQILVSAIGLAIVGVALAGCGQKGALYLPTEPAATNRATLPGLLIPNSRNADSTASPATGAAAAPAAASSAPVTREGTK; encoded by the coding sequence ATGCTGAATGTTCGTCAAATTCTAGTGAGCGCAATTGGCCTCGCGATCGTCGGGGTCGCGCTCGCCGGTTGCGGGCAGAAGGGCGCGCTCTACCTGCCCACCGAACCCGCCGCGACCAATCGCGCCACGCTCCCGGGGCTGCTCATCCCGAATTCGCGCAACGCCGATAGCACGGCAAGCCCAGCGACGGGTGCTGCCGCGGCGCCCGCCGCTGCCAGCAGCGCTCCCGTGACCCGGGAAGGAACGAAGTGA
- the msrP gene encoding protein-methionine-sulfoxide reductase catalytic subunit MsrP has translation MLIRSKDQGFIHPHPSEITPRAAYEGRRDMLKLLATGVAGAAMASWAGREALAQATAPGKLAALKGEKSAVAGAQTMEKLTDYKDATSYNNYYEFGTDKGDPVKNAGTLKTRPWTVEVEGLVKKPGKYALEDLLKLSAQEERIYRLRCVEGWSMVIPWVGYSLAELIKRVEPQGNAKYVEFVTLADPKTMPFVGSRVLDWPYAEGLRMDEAMHPLTLLTFGMYGEVLPNQNGAPVRIVVPWKYGFKSAKSIVKIRFVEKEPGTAWNKAAAQEYGFYSNVNPNVDHPRWSQATERRIGDGSGLFAKRHKTLIFNGYEAQVGQLYAGMDLKKFY, from the coding sequence ATGTTGATTCGATCCAAGGACCAGGGCTTCATTCATCCGCACCCGAGCGAGATCACTCCGCGCGCGGCCTACGAAGGGCGGCGCGACATGCTCAAGCTGCTCGCCACTGGCGTCGCGGGCGCGGCCATGGCCTCGTGGGCCGGGCGGGAGGCGCTGGCCCAGGCCACCGCGCCGGGCAAGCTGGCCGCACTCAAAGGCGAGAAGTCGGCCGTGGCCGGTGCGCAGACCATGGAGAAGCTCACCGACTACAAGGACGCCACCAGCTACAACAACTACTATGAGTTCGGCACCGACAAGGGTGACCCGGTGAAGAATGCCGGCACGCTGAAGACACGGCCCTGGACCGTCGAGGTCGAAGGGCTGGTCAAGAAGCCGGGCAAGTACGCTCTCGAAGACCTGCTGAAGCTCAGCGCGCAGGAAGAGCGCATCTACCGGTTGCGCTGCGTCGAGGGCTGGTCGATGGTGATTCCTTGGGTCGGCTACTCACTGGCCGAACTCATCAAGCGGGTCGAGCCGCAGGGCAATGCCAAGTACGTCGAGTTCGTCACGCTGGCGGATCCCAAGACCATGCCCTTCGTGGGCTCGCGAGTCCTCGACTGGCCGTATGCCGAAGGCCTGCGCATGGACGAGGCGATGCATCCGCTGACGCTCCTCACCTTCGGGATGTACGGCGAAGTTCTTCCCAATCAGAATGGTGCACCCGTGCGCATCGTGGTGCCCTGGAAGTACGGCTTCAAAAGCGCCAAGTCGATCGTCAAGATCCGCTTTGTCGAGAAGGAGCCGGGCACGGCCTGGAACAAGGCGGCGGCGCAGGAGTACGGCTTCTACTCCAACGTCAACCCCAACGTCGACCATCCGCGCTGGAGCCAGGCGACCGAGCGGCGCATCGGCGATGGCAGCGGGCTGTTCGCCAAGCGCCACAAGACGCTGATCTTCAATGGGTACGAGGCACAGGTCGGTCAGCTCTACGCCGGCATGGACCTGAAGAAGTTCTACTGA
- a CDS encoding penicillin-binding protein 1A has translation MAEKTRPNGPTKTPPPAQRPVWLTWLLRFAMWGLGIAAAGAVSLVCVVAVALAVAYPNLPDISDLADYRPKLPLRVFSSEGILIGEFGEERRNLTPIATIPKVMKDAVLAAEDARFYDHGGVDYKGLLRAGLANMNRVKSQGASTITMQVARNVYLSSEKTLTRKIYEVLLTFKLEHLLSKDQIFEIYLNQIYLGNRAYGFAAAAEAYFGKPLKDITIAQAAMLAGLPKAPGANNPVNNPSRARGRQLYVIDRMQEAGFINAEQAAEAKKEELHLRDGADPTRLHAEYVAETVRQLMYAQYGDSTYTRGLKVYTTLVAADQAAAYKSLRKGIMDYERRQIYRGPEKFVDLPNDPKELDEAVDDALAEHPDNGDVMSAVVLKASAKEINAVRANGDTVQITGEGLRPAQSGLSDKAPPNIKIRRGAVIRVVKTPKNTWEITQLPEVEGAFIALDPRDGAVKAMIGGFDFDKNKFNHVTQAWRQPGSSFKPFIYSAALEKGFTPGTVVNDGPLFFDAGTTGGQPWEPKNYDGNFEGPMSLRRALAKSKNMVSIRVLQSIGTRYAQDWIGNFGFEREKHPAYLPMALGAGAVTPMQMATAYSVFANGGYRVSPYLVTRITDHKDKVLVETQPPLLNETLRAIPQRNAFIMDSLLQEVARSGTAAKAQATLKRPDIYGKTGTTNDSLDAWFAGFQPTMAAVAWMGYDTPRKLGDRETGGGLSLPIWISYMETAIKGVPVTELTAKPPAGVVNVGGEWYYDDYAPGRGVATLGVEPGPTPPAEAISGAPIGPTPQPEERSRILDLFRN, from the coding sequence ATGGCCGAAAAAACACGCCCGAACGGGCCCACCAAGACACCTCCTCCGGCCCAGCGCCCTGTTTGGCTGACCTGGCTTCTGCGCTTTGCGATGTGGGGACTGGGCATTGCCGCGGCCGGAGCGGTGTCGCTGGTCTGCGTGGTCGCCGTGGCGCTCGCTGTGGCCTATCCGAACCTGCCGGACATCTCCGATCTGGCGGACTACCGGCCCAAGCTTCCGCTGCGGGTGTTTTCGTCGGAAGGCATCCTGATCGGCGAGTTCGGAGAGGAACGCCGCAACCTCACGCCCATCGCGACCATCCCCAAGGTGATGAAGGATGCTGTGCTGGCAGCGGAGGACGCCCGCTTCTACGACCACGGCGGAGTCGACTACAAAGGGCTGTTGCGCGCGGGCCTAGCGAACATGAACCGCGTGAAGAGCCAAGGCGCCTCCACCATCACCATGCAGGTCGCGCGCAATGTCTACCTGAGCTCCGAGAAGACGCTGACCCGCAAGATCTACGAAGTGCTGCTGACCTTCAAGCTCGAGCACCTGCTCAGCAAGGACCAGATCTTCGAGATCTACCTCAACCAGATCTACCTCGGCAACCGGGCCTACGGCTTTGCGGCCGCGGCGGAAGCCTACTTTGGCAAGCCGCTCAAGGACATCACCATTGCCCAGGCGGCCATGCTCGCGGGGCTGCCGAAGGCACCGGGCGCGAACAATCCGGTGAACAACCCCTCGCGTGCGCGCGGGCGCCAGCTCTACGTGATCGACCGGATGCAGGAAGCCGGTTTCATCAACGCCGAGCAGGCGGCCGAGGCCAAGAAGGAAGAGTTGCACCTGCGTGACGGGGCCGACCCCACCCGCCTGCATGCCGAGTACGTGGCAGAGACGGTGCGGCAACTGATGTACGCGCAGTACGGCGACAGCACCTACACGCGCGGCCTCAAGGTCTACACCACCTTGGTCGCTGCCGACCAGGCCGCAGCCTACAAGTCCTTGCGAAAGGGCATCATGGACTACGAGCGCCGGCAGATCTACCGCGGCCCGGAAAAGTTTGTCGATCTGCCCAATGATCCGAAGGAACTGGACGAAGCCGTGGATGATGCGCTGGCAGAGCATCCGGACAACGGTGACGTGATGTCGGCGGTCGTGCTGAAGGCCAGTGCAAAGGAAATCAACGCCGTGCGCGCCAATGGCGATACTGTCCAGATCACCGGCGAAGGGCTACGGCCTGCACAATCGGGGCTCTCGGACAAGGCGCCGCCGAATATCAAGATCCGCCGCGGCGCCGTGATCCGCGTCGTGAAGACGCCGAAGAACACCTGGGAGATTACCCAGCTGCCCGAGGTCGAGGGCGCATTCATTGCGCTGGACCCCCGCGACGGCGCCGTAAAGGCCATGATCGGCGGCTTCGACTTCGACAAGAACAAGTTCAACCACGTGACGCAGGCCTGGCGCCAGCCGGGCTCCAGCTTCAAGCCCTTCATCTATTCGGCCGCCCTCGAAAAAGGGTTTACGCCCGGAACGGTCGTCAACGACGGGCCGCTCTTCTTCGATGCGGGCACCACCGGCGGCCAGCCTTGGGAGCCGAAGAACTACGACGGCAATTTCGAGGGCCCCATGTCCTTGCGCCGAGCGCTGGCCAAGTCCAAGAACATGGTTTCCATCCGCGTGCTGCAGTCGATCGGCACGCGCTACGCGCAGGACTGGATCGGCAACTTCGGCTTCGAGCGGGAGAAGCACCCTGCCTATCTGCCCATGGCCCTGGGTGCTGGCGCCGTCACGCCGATGCAAATGGCGACGGCCTATTCGGTCTTCGCGAACGGCGGCTATCGCGTGAGTCCCTATCTCGTGACGCGCATTACCGATCACAAGGACAAGGTGCTGGTGGAAACCCAGCCGCCACTGCTCAACGAGACCCTGCGCGCCATCCCGCAGCGCAACGCCTTCATCATGGACAGCCTGCTGCAGGAAGTCGCACGCAGCGGCACTGCCGCGAAGGCACAAGCCACGCTGAAGCGACCCGACATCTACGGCAAGACTGGCACCACCAACGACTCGCTCGATGCCTGGTTCGCCGGGTTCCAGCCCACGATGGCGGCGGTGGCCTGGATGGGTTACGACACGCCGCGCAAGCTGGGCGACCGCGAGACCGGCGGCGGGTTGAGCCTGCCGATCTGGATCAGCTACATGGAAACCGCCATCAAGGGCGTGCCGGTGACCGAGCTGACTGCCAAGCCGCCCGCTGGCGTGGTCAACGTGGGCGGCGAGTGGTACTACGACGACTATGCGCCGGGCCGCGGTGTCGCGACCTTGGGCGTCGAGCCGGGTCCGACGCCGCCTGCCGAGGCGATCTCGGGCGCACCGATCGGTCCGACGCCGCAGCCGGAAGAGCGCAGCCGCATCCTGGACCTCTTCCGCAACTGA
- the cyaY gene encoding iron donor protein CyaY: MTDPEYLDRAEAALAAIERSCDHINDTSDADIDNQRVGGMITITFRNGSQLIVNLQKPLQEIWLAARSGGYHYRYDGRAWVDTKTSEEFFAQLSREASAQAGVPLQFTAD; this comes from the coding sequence ATGACCGACCCCGAGTACCTGGACCGCGCCGAGGCCGCGCTTGCTGCGATCGAGCGCAGCTGCGATCACATCAACGACACGAGCGATGCGGACATCGACAACCAGCGCGTGGGCGGCATGATCACCATCACCTTTCGAAATGGCAGCCAGCTGATCGTCAATCTGCAGAAGCCCTTGCAGGAGATCTGGCTGGCGGCACGCTCGGGCGGCTACCACTATCGCTACGACGGCCGGGCCTGGGTCGACACGAAGACCAGCGAGGAGTTCTTCGCCCAGTTGTCGCGCGAGGCAAGCGCGCAGGCCGGCGTACCGCTGCAGTTCACCGCCGACTGA